In Candidatus Hydrogenedentota bacterium, a single genomic region encodes these proteins:
- a CDS encoding PAS domain S-box protein — translation MEKLQTEKELQALSQKLETAVSAGRVGLWEWDIASNKVYYSPEWKKQLGYQDHEIPNEFEEWQNRLHPDDVEPTLRAIQKAHAEHCSFYQVEFRMRHKDGSYRWILAQSTITRDDAGHPIRSCGAHVDITDRKRTELALLESEANFRAFFESITDFIVVATVEGRILFGNRSLCRALGYSEAELATMHLLDLHPREMRDQAEGVLAAMIPKRSGICTLPLQAKDGTRIAVETRAWPGTWNGQDCFFGLSKDLTPEIEAQERFERLFRSNPALLALSSLPDRRFFDVNDTFLQVLGYTRDEVIGKSVEELCLFELEELQKAAGDTLLARGRIDDVELRVRCKDGRMLDGLFSGDIVSIHGQQYFLTLMVDITERKQSEELRRQSEERFRAIANHTVNLETWFGPDGSLIWINPAAERITGYSVDEIKAMPDMVSVLIAEEEREKFRHYFAKAISGESGSDFEFRCIHKNGTPYWMSASWRSIFDETGKPLGLRVSCHDITDRKRAVESLRASEEVHLALIETLPDVVVRFDHDGRHLFASHKVRELYGIEATHLLGKSFRELGCDADLCEQFEDAIHHVFQSVTTLETEYLKKGPNGLSTYNLRVIPERDSRGEVQSVLCLMRDITAHRKAERDYRVLFSEMLNGFALHEIICGEDGEPVDYRYLAVNPAFERMTGLKAEDLVGRTVLEIMPGTERYWIETYGRVAITGEPVHFEHYSSQLNKHFEVTAFRPALYQFACIFADVTERKMAAIALEKSESELRAIYENAPTMMCMLDASRQVIFANRAFVEFVGSPEEAIRNERACGVIGCVRALDSPKGCGHGPRCLNCPIRIAVEEARDTGKCSRGIEYRTEIVRNGSAREFVFLASVAPIPVSTGSNVLLCLEDITARQQALSALRDSAARFRGVVDNTQAGYFFVDSDGCFRHVNKAWLTMHGYEVPEDIIGKHYSITQVPAELPAAQRVVEQLLTGNAVPDGEYSRLCRDGSVGYHTYTARPVVQGGKVIGLEGFIIDTTDRRKADEHRAKLEMQLRQSQKMEAIGQLAGGVAHDFNNLLQVILGNVDLMQSKTEKGKYEVAHLVEVRKAAQRAADLTRQLLAFSRRQVIQPVSFDLNDLVEGVLKMIRRIIGEHIELVFQPANTIQSVFADKGQIEQVLMNLCVNARDAMPGGGRLLIETEHVEVDKLPMNDDVEPARGSYDVLIVSDTGCGMDESTRAQIFEPFFTTKGIGHGTGLGLATVYGIVRQHNGYILVNSEPGSGSTFRIYLPSVPVESTETLFEFDVEAPGGTETILLAEDEEDVRKLVRRILCGAGYNVLLARDGEEALQVYQKHGAAIDLVMLDVIMPRLGGQQTMQSIRERNPKGRFLFSSGYSADSLHKNFRLDPGTRLVTKPYSRGALLRAVRDALDAPEENGN, via the coding sequence ACCCCGACGACGTTGAACCCACCTTGCGCGCCATTCAGAAAGCGCATGCAGAGCACTGTTCGTTCTATCAGGTCGAGTTCCGGATGCGACACAAGGACGGTTCGTATCGCTGGATTCTGGCTCAGTCGACCATTACTCGCGATGATGCAGGGCATCCAATTCGATCATGCGGCGCTCACGTGGACATTACCGACCGCAAGCGCACGGAACTGGCGCTTCTTGAAAGCGAAGCGAACTTCCGCGCGTTCTTTGAGAGCATAACCGACTTTATTGTTGTGGCAACCGTGGAGGGCCGCATCCTCTTCGGCAACAGAAGCCTTTGTCGTGCGCTCGGCTACTCCGAGGCGGAACTGGCGACAATGCATCTGCTCGACCTGCATCCCCGTGAGATGCGGGACCAAGCTGAGGGTGTATTGGCGGCTATGATTCCGAAGAGAAGCGGCATTTGTACCCTGCCCTTGCAAGCGAAGGATGGTACGCGGATTGCCGTGGAGACGCGGGCGTGGCCCGGCACGTGGAACGGTCAGGACTGCTTCTTTGGTCTGAGCAAGGACCTGACACCGGAAATCGAGGCGCAGGAGCGATTTGAGCGGTTGTTTCGCAGCAATCCAGCCCTGCTGGCCCTGTCTTCGCTGCCGGACCGGAGGTTCTTTGACGTCAATGACACCTTTCTGCAAGTCCTGGGGTACACGCGGGATGAAGTGATTGGTAAGAGTGTCGAGGAACTCTGCCTGTTCGAGCTAGAGGAGCTGCAAAAGGCTGCGGGCGACACGCTGCTCGCGCGCGGGCGGATTGATGACGTGGAGCTTCGAGTGCGATGCAAAGACGGTCGCATGCTAGACGGGCTCTTTTCGGGCGACATTGTCTCTATTCACGGACAGCAGTACTTCCTGACCCTCATGGTGGATATCACGGAGCGCAAGCAGTCCGAAGAATTGCGGCGTCAGAGTGAAGAGCGTTTCCGGGCCATCGCGAACCACACGGTTAATCTGGAAACGTGGTTTGGTCCGGACGGCAGCCTTATTTGGATTAATCCGGCGGCGGAACGTATCACGGGGTATTCGGTTGATGAGATCAAGGCGATGCCGGACATGGTGTCGGTTTTGATAGCCGAAGAAGAACGCGAGAAGTTCAGACATTACTTCGCAAAGGCCATCAGCGGTGAGTCAGGCAGTGACTTTGAGTTTCGCTGTATTCACAAGAATGGCACGCCTTACTGGATGTCAGCATCGTGGCGGTCCATCTTTGATGAGACCGGAAAGCCCCTTGGCCTTCGGGTCAGTTGTCACGACATAACGGATCGAAAACGCGCGGTAGAGTCTCTGCGCGCCAGCGAAGAAGTGCATCTGGCACTGATTGAGACCCTGCCTGACGTCGTGGTTCGATTCGATCACGACGGGCGTCACCTCTTTGCCTCGCACAAGGTTCGGGAACTATACGGAATCGAGGCTACCCACTTGCTCGGCAAGTCATTCCGGGAGTTGGGATGTGACGCAGACCTGTGCGAGCAATTTGAAGACGCGATCCACCATGTCTTTCAAAGTGTGACCACATTGGAGACCGAGTATCTGAAGAAAGGTCCGAATGGACTGTCCACATACAACCTGCGTGTCATTCCGGAGCGGGACTCACGCGGGGAAGTGCAGTCGGTTCTGTGTCTGATGCGGGACATCACGGCACACCGCAAGGCGGAACGTGACTACCGGGTGCTTTTCAGCGAAATGCTAAATGGGTTTGCGCTGCATGAGATCATCTGTGGCGAAGACGGAGAGCCGGTGGATTACCGGTACCTTGCCGTCAATCCAGCGTTCGAGCGGATGACCGGGTTGAAAGCGGAAGATCTTGTGGGGCGGACGGTGCTGGAGATCATGCCGGGCACGGAGCGGTACTGGATTGAGACGTACGGCAGGGTCGCGATCACGGGGGAACCGGTCCATTTCGAGCACTATTCCAGCCAGCTGAACAAGCATTTTGAGGTTACCGCATTTCGTCCCGCGCTGTATCAGTTTGCGTGTATATTCGCCGATGTTACGGAGCGAAAGATGGCGGCGATTGCGCTCGAGAAAAGCGAGTCCGAACTGCGCGCTATCTATGAGAACGCGCCAACGATGATGTGCATGCTGGACGCTTCCCGCCAAGTTATTTTCGCCAATCGCGCGTTTGTGGAATTTGTTGGGTCTCCCGAGGAGGCTATCCGTAACGAGCGTGCGTGTGGTGTCATAGGGTGTGTCAGGGCGCTGGACAGTCCGAAGGGTTGCGGGCACGGTCCACGATGTCTCAACTGCCCGATTCGAATTGCCGTTGAAGAGGCCAGAGATACAGGGAAGTGCAGCCGCGGTATCGAATATCGCACCGAGATCGTGCGTAACGGTTCCGCGCGCGAATTCGTCTTTCTAGCGTCGGTCGCTCCCATTCCTGTGTCGACGGGAAGTAACGTTCTGCTGTGCCTGGAGGACATTACGGCGCGGCAACAAGCCCTAAGTGCGCTTCGCGACAGTGCGGCCCGGTTCCGGGGGGTGGTCGACAACACGCAAGCCGGATATTTCTTTGTCGATAGCGACGGGTGTTTCAGGCATGTCAACAAGGCTTGGCTCACGATGCATGGCTACGAAGTGCCCGAGGACATAATCGGCAAGCATTACAGCATTACACAGGTTCCTGCGGAATTGCCTGCCGCACAGCGCGTGGTAGAGCAACTGCTCACAGGGAATGCAGTGCCTGACGGCGAATACTCAAGGCTCTGCCGCGATGGCTCGGTTGGATATCACACGTACACCGCACGTCCGGTGGTGCAAGGAGGCAAAGTCATCGGTCTTGAGGGGTTCATTATCGACACGACGGACCGGAGGAAGGCTGATGAACATCGCGCAAAACTGGAAATGCAGTTGAGACAATCCCAGAAGATGGAGGCGATCGGACAGCTCGCGGGAGGAGTCGCCCATGACTTCAATAATCTGCTTCAAGTCATTCTTGGCAATGTCGATTTGATGCAGAGCAAGACCGAGAAAGGAAAGTACGAGGTAGCCCACCTGGTTGAAGTGCGCAAGGCTGCACAACGCGCAGCGGACCTGACCCGACAATTGCTTGCGTTCAGCAGACGCCAGGTCATCCAACCCGTGTCGTTCGACTTGAACGATTTGGTTGAGGGCGTTCTGAAGATGATTCGACGCATCATTGGCGAGCACATCGAGCTGGTATTCCAGCCCGCCAACACAATCCAATCGGTGTTCGCGGACAAGGGACAGATCGAACAGGTATTGATGAATCTCTGCGTGAACGCCCGCGATGCCATGCCCGGCGGAGGCAGGCTTTTGATAGAAACGGAGCATGTCGAAGTCGACAAGCTTCCTATGAACGACGACGTAGAGCCTGCCCGGGGTTCGTATGACGTCCTGATTGTGTCCGACACAGGGTGCGGCATGGATGAGAGCACGCGGGCGCAAATCTTCGAGCCGTTCTTCACCACGAAAGGCATCGGACACGGAACGGGGCTTGGCCTGGCCACCGTGTACGGAATCGTAAGGCAGCACAACGGGTATATCCTGGTCAACAGCGAACCCGGCTCCGGGTCCACATTCAGAATTTACCTGCCTTCCGTTCCCGTAGAATCGACCGAAACGTTGTTCGAATTTGACGTCGAGGCGCCCGGCGGCACGGAGACCATTCTCCTCGCTGAGGACGAAGAGGATGTGCGAAAGCTGGTGCGCCGGATACTGTGCGGTGCTGGATACAACGTATTGCTGGCGCGAGACGGAGAGGAAGCCCTGCAAGTCTACCAGAAGCATGGAGCCGCCATTGATCTTGTCATGCTCGATGTAATCATGCCGCGGCTGGGCGGCCAGCAAACCATGCAAAGCATACGGGAGCGCAACCCGAAGGGACGGTTCCTGTTCAGCAGCGGTTACAGCGCGGATTCGCTTCACAAGAACTTTCGACTTGACCCGGGTACGCGTCTAGTGACAAAGCCCTACTCACGCGGGGCGCTTCTTCGCGCAGTACGCGATGCGCTGGATGCACCGGAAGAGAACGGGAATTGA